Below is a genomic region from Miscanthus floridulus cultivar M001 chromosome 1, ASM1932011v1, whole genome shotgun sequence.
ttctcgtggtacccgacatgaccctttccctttgactttgaggaggagttagcattattattctttttcttgttgtctttaagATAATTGATAGTGGCACCATtgacagctttcattctctcctcttgcacacacatagccatgagcctctccatgtcccatttcttgggctgtatgttgtagttgacaacaaaagtgtcaaactcttttggcaaggaagcaaaaatcagacggatgaggaactcttccttaagagccagatccattggttttagcttggatgccaaattgctcatccttagtatatgCTCTCTTATCCCACCATTactagagtacctctctgtcactagttgctttatcagctgggtagcatatgtctttaaagagccagtgaactgactctttattctttcgaggtactcggtgacagtgtcatactctgggattgagcccataattacaggctcaatcgtgttctttatcacagccatacatttcttgttggtagtgacccacttcctatgctcaaggtcataggacatcttttgggatgcaaaatccctctctcttgttgcccaagcggcatcagcctcgtttgtctccctcaccagtgCCACAGGTTCAGTGGGACacagtgaggtgactacccagtccacctcagccaagatgaaggacaggtcaatctttttcttccactccgtgtagttatcacgtttgagagtggggatctctttaatACAAcccatcaacgttggtcagaataataacaatattataataagaTAAAAACATATCCatgttttcaaaattaaattcttccgttggtttgaatttaataatgaaaattacaactttaaatacgcagcggaaaataattcaatttgatgaattttacccataggaaaattctcttttctattttctttaagccatttatctattttccaggaaataaaacttttactggaaaaagaaaaacaaaaattgACTCAAATCTGCATTGTTCCTTGAGCCCAGCCGGCAAAACAGCTCGGTCCACTCTGCTTGCGCGCGctgcccgcacccaggccgcaacctgggcctgggccggcaaagccgcgCGGCTGCGTGCGCCCGCCTAGGCCGGCCTCCAGCCCAAACAATCTAAGCCATCCGTTTTCATCCGACGGCCGAGCGTCGATGTCGTAAGACCAAAACCGGTGCGCGGCTGCCTCCCCGGTAACCCTAGCTTCATTTCTCTtcgttgctctctctctctctcttcgtcgctctcctttctcttcatcgGCGCAGCAACAACAGCAACCGAGCGAAAGCAAGAGCGAGCGgtgatggcgccgtcgccggtcccctcaccggcgtgcgcgctccccagcgggtgagcacgccgTCGTCGAGCGGTCTAGGCGGTGGTGCCCTAATCCCCTCCAAAACTCTAGATGTGACCcggcctccatctcctccttctctgtCTCAGAGACGATGACGGCGCCGTCACCGGCCCTCTCACCGgcgcgcgcgctccccagcgggtgaacgcgccgccgtcgagcagcCTGGCCGCGACGCCCATTTCCCGAGCACTCGGCCACGCGCCGACGAGGCGACATCACGGTACGGCGGCGAGGTaggcctcttccccttccccttttcttttctttgattttcctttcttcttttctcggatctatccgatttagggttggggatggggttaggatcgagattagggtttggttagggttagggtttcactgtcTTGTTCCCCGTGAGGTTAGGGTTCGTTTCCCGATtagagttagggtttcaatccaaaAACGGATCGAACCCTCTGTTCTTTTCTTAGATCCGAACGGATCTAAACTGATAAGCTAGATCTATAGCTAAacctggctttgataccattgttGAACCGATAGGATCACTAGGAGCATAGATCTAGCTGGGTACTTTGTTGAATAGAATCATGAACCATAGAACGTCTACTAATGCAGTAACAGTAAGTAGAACGAGAGAAAGGGAGGGGTAGAAGATGGACGCGTCAAACCTGACACCGTAGTGGAGGAGGATccgctcgcgtccgccatggagtcggtgtctgcgctagggcagcgacggtcggggaaGACGGGTGGCGGCGCAGTGCTGTGGTCGCCGGTGACGCTGTCCGGTGGCGGCGCGACTGGTAGCggaggtgcttcccgtcactggctgcgcgccctctagatcggattagggtttatgTGTCGATGGAGAGCTCGGCTCAGACGAAACTCATGACTTGAGTCAccgaccccacctctatttattgcgcactATGACAGGATCCTTCAGCCATCGTGGGCTAGAGCCCCCAATCAGAATACGAATGTCAAACTGGAAAGTTGGGCCGACTTTAAAATTGGATATCAATCCAACATACCATAGTGGCTGTGTTGTCTGAGCTTTGACTCGTTTTCTGACTTGATCAATTCACTGTCAATCCCCACATGCAGATGCAGTGATCACTCTACCCTTTGACTTTACTGTGCCACTGCCGCGTGTGGTACTGTAGCGTCAAGGTGTCGAGGACTGGCTGGCCCGGCCAGCGCCCCGattaaataaaagaaaaaagaaagctcAGCTACACCTACTGTACGTAGTACGGAGTACATTGCTAGCTACAGTGATACTCTGTGCTGCCTCTGTGCAGACAGCAGGCAGACGTGCAGTGCAGTGTACACGTTGGATCCCCGGCCGTGGATATAAATACACATAGACACACACACGCCTCTGGGGACCTTGGTCTTGATTCCTTTTCTCTACACCATCGATCCATCGGGGGCGGCGCTGTTGGCCGGCGGCATTgcatcgacgacgacgacagaCGGCGCGGCGGCGATTCCGATCGATCTCGATCCATGGGGCGGCCGCCGTGCTGCGACAAGGAGGGCGTGAAGAAGGGGCCGTGGACGCCCGAGGAGGACCTCGTCCTCGTCTCCTACGTCCAGGAGCACGGCCCCGGCAACTGGCGCGCAGTCCCCGCCAACACAGGTGGGTACACTGCCACACTGGCCGTTTCGCGCGACGTCGTACGCTCGCATGGGAGTTCACAGCCACTGATGACTGATCGATGTTCTCACTCTGCTGCGTGCATGCAGGGCTGCTGCGGTGCAGCAAGAGCTGCCGCCTCCGGTGGACCAACTACCTCCGCCCGGGCATCCGCCGGGGCGGCTTCTCCGACCAGGAGGACAGGCTCATCGTCCACCTCCAGGCGCTCCTCGGCAACCGCTGGGCCGCCATCGCCTCCTACCTGCCCGACCGCACCGACAACGACGTCAAGAACTACTGGAACACGCACCTCAAGAagaagctcctcctccagcagcagcagcgcgcctCCACTGCCGCCGCCTCGTCGCTGCCGCCGCCCAAGGGGCAGTGGGAGCTCAAGCTGCAGACCGACATCGACCTCGCCAGGCGCGCCCTCAGCGACGCCCTctccgtcgacgccgccgccggcccgcCGGGGATGGCCACCGCGGGCTCGGCGCCGTCGGCGGCGTCCGCCGGGCCAGCAGGGGCTCAGGCGTGCGCGCTCACCACGGGCAGCGTCGACAGGATGATGCTGGACGGGTGGGCGGCGGCTCCAGCGGCAGGGAGAGGGAGGAGCTGCGTCgtcgtcggtggcaccgtcatcCCGGCCCCGGCAACGCCCGGCGCGGCCGACAGCGTATCGGGGTCGTCGTCCGAGCTAACGACGGAGTGTTCTGGCTCCATCTCCAGCGCCTCCAATAAACGCGCCGCGCCGGTGGCTGCCGGCCACCAGCTGCTGCTCGTGCGCGAGGAGAATACGACATCGGCCGGGCAAGGGGAGGTGCCACTGTCGGCGATCGAGTCGTGGCTGCTGGAGGACGCCGGCGGCGAGCAGAAGCTGGCGCACGAAGGCCTCCTGCTCGACGCCGTCCTGCATAATTTCGGTTTCTAAATGTCAAAATGTTTTACTACAAATCGAGTGGTTGATTATGCTAGTCGTACTACTAGCTATACTAATTAATCTAGTCCTTTTCTGCCCAACTAAATTTAGCTTAGTATAGGTACCAGGTAGTACCCGTCGCTGTTCTACTTGTCATCCGTACAAGACGTACGGTACGTACGCCGATGACGATTTGTGTCACTGCATGAAGCAATATATAAGCAAGTGGGTGATCGTGATGCTATGAAAGTGAAAATGAAATGTAACTCGATCCGTTTCCTCATTTTTAGCGTTCATATATAGGCGGAACTAAATGGAATTTGTGAATTCAGGATATTTCGTTGTTAAACTCCGGTCAAACAAAAAATATACAAATAATTCATGGTGCTTAGGGCTCTCCGAACCAAGAACTAGATGGTTTTCATGTTCATTAATTAATGTGTCAACTAAGGAAAAAGAATATAATGTGACACTACAATTAAAGAAGAGAGGAGTGTTCAACTGTTGGATCATagggatcatagatctagccataGACTTGTCCTATTCAGTATAAAAGGTGAAGCAGTAGATCCTAATAcatgtagaatgaactagagagagaCAGGGAGATGGTGCTGAACCTGACACCGAGGAGGGGGAGGGTTCGGTGGCCGCCATCGGTTCGTTGGTgatgtctgcgcacgggcagcgacggtcggtgaagatcgGTCGGAGATGCGGTGCCGATGGTGAAGATCGACGGCGGCGCAGTGCAGCGGTGGAGACACTtctcgtcactggctgcgcccctcacttagatcgggtttagggtttgttggtggggaggtcggctcaggtcaacctcgtgattagagccgccggtccccacctcttttt
It encodes:
- the LOC136497714 gene encoding transcription factor MYB30-like encodes the protein MGRPPCCDKEGVKKGPWTPEEDLVLVSYVQEHGPGNWRAVPANTGLLRCSKSCRLRWTNYLRPGIRRGGFSDQEDRLIVHLQALLGNRWAAIASYLPDRTDNDVKNYWNTHLKKKLLLQQQQRASTAAASSLPPPKGQWELKLQTDIDLARRALSDALSVDAAAGPPGMATAGSAPSAASAGPAGAQACALTTGSVDRMMLDGWAAAPAAGRGRSCVVVGGTVIPAPATPGAADSVSGSSSELTTECSGSISSASNKRAAPVAAGHQLLLVREENTTSAGQGEVPLSAIESWLLEDAGGEQKLAHEGLLLDAVLHNFGF